The Methanopyrus kandleri AV19 DNA segment GACGAACGAGCGGGGGTAGCCCGCGTCCACCACGTAGAGCGGGAGGATCGGCAGGACTGATGTCAGGGACACCGCGCACGCGATGCCCACGACGTGTGCGATCAACGGCCTCACCCGTGTTACGCGGTGGATCCCGGACGCCGCGGATGGTCTCCGGTCGTGCGGGACTCCCGGTTGAATATTTTTGTTGAATACTTTTAATTCAGTTCACACGATGGTCACCGGACGAGGGATGATCGCGGTCGGACGGTAGACGGTTCGGGGACACCGATCACCCGGAGCTCCGGGTGGTCGAGGTGATCACCGTAGAGGCCGCTCACGGCTGCGGTCATCGGACGGTGTACCACCGGTGTGCGGATGGTTCAACGGGGACCCTTCGAGGGTCACCGGTGGCCTCGTCGTGGCCCTCAGACGCCGCCCGTGGGCCGGTCCGTCGGCGATGGAATCGAAACTGTAATGCCTCCATTTCTCGGCAGAAAACACGGGAGCGGGTTTTCGGTAAGTAAATATCGATCCCTGGCCTTCTAGACCTTGATAATGTCAGAAACTTTTAAGTATCATGAACTCGCTACACACCTGTGGCAACCTCGGGAGCTAGGTGAGGCCGACTCACTCGCCCGTGGCATAATCGTTATAATTATCGTAACGTTTCTGCCAGGACTCGGTGGAAGCGACGGCCGATGGGGTCCGCGGGGTCGGCAATGGACGGTCCGATCATCGGGATCTCACCGCTCACCCGTCTCCTCATCCCGTGCGCGCCTGTGGGCGCCTCACGGGAACCTTCCACACCGGTTCCGGTCGACCCTCGGTTTCCGGCGGCAGCACCGTCCTCCGGTACTTCGCACGTTCTCCCCGTCAATCCTAGGCCCGGTGAAGGCTCGGTGGCTCCGGCGTCTCGAAACGCACAACTGCCTTGTCGTCACTCCAACCGATTCGGGGGAGACCTTTGAGGCTTCCGGCGATCGCGGCCGGACTGCTGATACTCTTCGCCCAGCCGGCGAGCTGCCTGAAGGTGGCGGTGTTCGCCGCCGATGACGTGGAACCCACGTGCCTCAAGGCCATCGAGAAGGTACTCCGGGACGCGGGCGTACCATTCGACGAGGTCAAAGGGAAGGACATCGTCGACGGGACAATCGTCGAGAGGTACGACGTCCTGATCCTGCCCGGTGGCGCGTACTCCGAGCGCGTCGTGCATCATCCCAGGTTCATCGAGGGGCTGAAGGAGTTCGCGAGGGCGGGCGGCAAGATCGTGGGGATCTGCGCGGGTGCGATCACGCTGGTCAAGGGTGGGCTGGTCAGGGCGAAGGTGGAGGGAGCGGGTCTCGGCGTGGGTAAGGTGACGCTGGAGCTCGAGCGCGATCCCCTCACGGAGGGGCTGCCCGACCGCCTCGAGGTCACGTACATCAACGGGCCCGTGATGCGCTCCCAAGGGGCTAAGGTGGTGGCCCGGTACGCGGGAGGTATCGTGAGTCGCGGGGACGCGATCCTCGTGGACCGCTACGGTAAGGGCGAGGTGATCGCGATCGGACCGCACCCGTGTCACGACGAGAGGGGGAACGTGAACACCCAGGGCGCCAAGCTGCTGCTCAACGCCCTGGGCGTGAAGAAGCGGGTCAAATCCGGGAAGGTCGAGGGTGAGGGTTGGTTCCCGACACCGGTTCCGGTAGCGGCGGTGATCCTGGGACTGGTGGCGGCGCTCGGGGTCCGCGGGCTGATTTCCCGACGTGGTACCGGGGTGAAGTAAAAGCACCAGAACCGTGAGCTTCCGGTCCGGGGCCCGGGTCGTCCCGGCGGGTCGGGAGAGCGGGGCGGACCCCCGCCCGATGACGGCCCGTCGTTTCCGCCCGGGCACACCCGTTCTCCTCCCCGTGATCCGGTTCTTCGGGCGCGTGATCGTCACTCCGTTCTGTTTCACGGTAGGGAGGGAACCCGTCCCGTGTCGTGTAGTGGTGTCCTACGGTCGCGGGGCCGGTCCGGTGGATTTCCGTGAGCTTAAGGTTGAGTCCGTTAACTTCCCGATGTGTCCGGTGTCACTCCCGTTGGCGGTGGGCTTCGGTGTGCGAGTTCTCGGGGAGCGATCGGTGTACCGCCGATCGGGGCGCCATTCCTAAGTCTCAGTAAGGTTCCCTACGGGCTCCGGCACCGTCGGTGGCTCCAGTGGGGTTATGTGGGTTCGAAAGTCATCCCATTAGCCGCTGTTTTGAATTTGTTTTGAAACCTTTACTTTCAGTTGTATGCAGTCGTGAAATTTCAGCTAATGATACTTTCCTAAGCCCGTGCTGAACCCCCGGGCGATTAGCTTATTTATCGAAACGATGAACGGTCAGGCGGGGTAGACGTGAGCACGGAGATCCAGGAGGTCTGCTGCAGACTGGAAGGGTACCGTCGGAAGCTGGAGCGAGTCATACGACTCCTCGAGGGGGATCCGGACGGTAAGATCGCCGCGACGCGATCGCCCTGCTCGTGGCGGTCGTGGAGGAGCTCAAAAGGGCGCGTGCGTTGGTCGAGAGGAATCTCGAGAGCTGTGAGGACCCGAGTTCCCTCGAAACCGCTTACACCGTGGTCGCCGGCATGCAGGTGTGCGCGGTGGTCCGTCAGGTGTTCCACCTGGTGAGGACCCTGGAGCGACTCGTGGGTAGGGAGCGTGTCTGGGAGCTCGTTGGAGGACGGACGATCCGGGACCTCGAGGAGCTCGAGCACCTCCTACCGCCGCTGTACCGGCCCGAGGTGGACGTCCTGCATCTCTCGCAGGGTGAAGGGGGTCGCCGTAGCGTCGAACCGGTCCTGTGAGGCCGTGGACGGAATCGAGTCCGGATCGAGAGGGCGCCACGTCGCCGGGGAGCTAGATCCTTCGTAGAGTGCTATCTGCCAGGTAGTTCCACCCTTCACGCTTTTCGGCACGGGAAACGATGTATCGAGAGCGCGGACGTTATCGGAACGTCCTCGGGGGAACGCGCTTGCGCCCGGCGCCCCCTCCCGGTCCCGCTCCTTCTGGTGCCACCCCAACCACGGTCGTTTTCGGGTTAAACAGAAACGAGTAGACGACAAAAAGGGCAGGTTATGTTTTGTATCTCAACGGAAGATGGTCGTAACGCGGTTTACGGACGGTAAATCACGGTCACTGGGCTTTTGGCCCCGAGTATTGCCAGAAATTATTGCCAGGAATTTTTAAGTATGATGAACTCGCTGTCCCATTGATGGAACGCGATGCGAGGGTCGGGTGGGAGCCCGTGATCCGGAACCGCCAATTGTTATGGTGTTCGTAACAATTAGGGTTCCCGGAAGAACCAACGGACGGGACATCTGACGTACGGGCGACGCTGGACGCGGTGCGATCAGACGTGCTCGCGTAGTTATCCAGAGGTGGTGGAATGGGTACCGGCGGTGGCGATGCTCATCCAAGAGGTGCCGGACGTAGTGATCGTTTCACCCGACGACTCGAGGCTGGAGAACCTCCGCTCCGGTGATCTTGTTCGGATCTCAGCTGAGTCCTACGCCGGCGCGTCGGGGGAAGAACCGACACGGTACTGGGAAGATCCGGTACGGCAGTATTCTACCGTCGAAACTGTCCGTCTCGAGGTTTTATTCCCTGGAGACCACGATCTCGCAGCCCCGCTCTCCCAGCCTCTGGTACTCCGTGACCACACCGCCGAAGACGTCCTCCAGGAGGCCGATCACCACGCACACGACGTCCTTCACGTCACCCTCGAGCAGCTCCCGGACGGCGCAGAACGGGCACGCCCGGATGCGCACGATCACCCGGTCGTTCTCCTCCTCGATCTCCACGTCCTCCCCGAACATCAGGCGCAGCTGTTCCTCGAGAGTCTCGTAACCCAGGGTTCGGAGCTCCCGCGCCAACGTCCTAGAAAAGCATCGGATGAAGGCGTTACGACCCGGTCCGAGGACGATCCAGGAGGCCTCTTCCAGGGCGGCGATGCTCGTCGATCACCGGCGGTCACTCGACGAGGTCCCGGAGCCTGTCCTCGAGCACCTCTCGGATTATGCTCGGGTGTTCCGGTATCTTGACGTCCTCCTCGGTCTGTCCCGGGGTGAGGTTGGAGAGGAGCTCGAAGGCCCGCGCCGCCTCGGTGAGGTCCTCCCGCTCCGGTCCGTCGAAACCGTCCAGGAGCCTCTCCAACTCCCTCCTCACCGTGGGCCCCAGGGCGGGGGCCACCGGGTACCGCGCCAGGTCGAGCACGACCGAGAGCGCGCGTAGGACGTCCGTGACGTCCACGAGCTTGAGACCCCCGCCCCCCGATCCCCTCACCTTCCCACGGTCCACGGTTAGACCGTGACCCAGCCTCGCGACCGCCACCACGCGCTCGAACGCGTCCTCGCCCGAGACGCTCTCCACCGCCCTCAGGGCCGCCAACGTCGGGACCGTGGTCAGGTCGACCGAGGGAACGGCCCGATGCGGGTGCAGCGCCCATCCCAGGTCCAGGAACAGGGGTGCCCTCTCCGACGCGAGCTCGAAGACGCGGTCCGAGAGCGTCAGCACGCCCGGGAGGCCCAGGATCACGGGTTCGACACGGTCCACTACCTCGCGAACTTCCTCCACCCGACCGTCGTCCTCCGCGATCACCTCCACCGACGCGGTCACCTCGTACCCGACCTCCTCGGAGGCCTCCAGTAGCCTGAGCACGGTCGAGATCGGAGGGGTGTAGAGCGGGAGGTGAGCGTGGACGCGGCCCGGCTCCACGAGCTCCTCCTCCGCGAGCTTCACCAGCAGGCCCAGGGGATGCCTGACGTTCCTCACGACCGACCCCTCGAGTCCCAACCTCTTCAGCAGGCTCAGATCCACCTTCAACCTTCTCCTGAGCGCCAGCTCGTGGGCGTCGGACACCAGGCGGAGAAAGGCGTTGAGCTCCAGCCCGGTTACCCCCTTGGCATCACATCACGGACGTCCGGTGGGGGCGAGAAGGGCTCGTAGTCTCCCAGTCTCCCCTGGGGGTGGGCAACCTCCAAGTCGCACACATGACGGCTCATCACCGCGCGGTCACATCGCGCAGCCCTCGCACACGTCCATGATTAACTCTTTTCACGGTTCACGACGCGTTCCGACTACGGTGGTGCATCGCACCCGCGCTCGGACGAGATCCCGAACCGTCCTACCGAACGACCGGTGCCCCACTCCCGGCTCGAGCCGTCGGATGGCTCGACATCACGCATCGCACCCCGACACCAATCGACGCACGCTCGAGCGATCACGAGAGGGAGTCGGTGGCCGGCCGATCGTACTGGTAGGTTCGCCTGGAAGCACGCCCTCGCCGAAGCGTCGGTACGGGGCCCTTAAATCCACTGTAACGCGTCGTCGAGCTGACTGAGGATGACGTCATCTCGGGGAGTCACGGACCGTGTTCCTCGGGGATTAGAAGGAGGTAATCCTTAAGATAGCCCGTGCGGCGCGCGAGGTCCTGATGAGGATGCCAGGATCTACGTCTTCGGGAGCGCAGTTAAGGACGAGATGACGGCGGTTTCCGACCCGGACGTAGCGGTGGTCGTGGAGGACGAGGTCGATCCCGGGAAGATGGCCTCCGATATCCTGGAACGGGCGGGTGTGGACCCGTTCATCCCAGTGCACCTCCACGTGGTGACCCGGAACGAGTTCGAGCGTAACCGGCCCGACGTGTACGTCGAGGTGAGACCGGACGGTACCCTCCGCAAGCACGGTAGGCCCGAAGTACCGGGTCGCTCGGCGTCAGCGGTTCGAATCCTGTGGGAGTCGGGGCTCGCGCTGCTCGAGGTCACTGACGAGCTCCCGCCGCTGGCCGGCCTCGTTACCGCCCACGAGGGACTGAAGCTGTGCCTCGAGGCGACGACCCTCGCGCTCACCGGGTCGCCATCTCGGGACCCGGAAAACCTACCGCGGGACGTCGCCCGGGACGTCGAGGAGGTTTTGGAGGTCCTGGAACGGCGCCTGAGAGCGGCCCGATAGGGTGAGGAGCCGGATCCTGTGGAGGTCCCGGAGCACCTCGACAGGTGCAGGTCGATCGTGGGGCGGCTCCGGGACGCGCTCCCCGTCGGGCTACCGGTTCCGGGAGGTATGGACGTGGACACGGAAGAGCTCGTTCGGATGGCCGAGTGGAAGCTCTCGGAGGCCGAGCGCGCGCTGGAGGAGGGCCCGGAGTCGCCCGCGGTCGCCGAGGCGCATCAGGCCGTCGAGCTCCTCGTCAAGGCCGCGCTTCGGGAGCTGGACGTCGAGCCACCGAGGACTCACGATATCCGACGGCTCCTCGGCGTGCTCACGACGGAGCTGCTGGACCTGGGCGAAGGGGACCTGGCGGTCGAGGTCCGACGGATCGCCAGGGAGCACCGCGACACGCTGGCGTCGCTCCTGGAGGGGTACTTCTCCCTGTTCGAGCCGCCCTTCGAGGGAGACGCCGAGGAGGTCGTGCGGGCGGCCGGGAAGGTCTTCGAGGACCTCCGCCGGATCCTGGAGAAGGTACGCTAGATACCGGGGGACTGACGTCACCCTCGGCACCGCGGACGGGTCGTCACCCTCCCCATAGGCCTTCATTCGAGCTCAGGTATTTCCAGGCCTTCCGCGCCCGAGCCCGGATTCCTGATTCGTGGGAGTTCGCGGGAGTCGGATCGGAGAGCTTCCCGCGTCCGGCGGGTGCGACCGACGGTGCGCGTTCGTAGTCCCTTGCCTAACGGAAGTTCTTACCCCTCCATCATCGCCCGGACCGGCGCGTTGATCCACTGCAAGGCTAGTGCCAGCGCGCCCAGTGCGTGCAGTCGGATCGGGTAGGCGAAGTACAGGATCATTCGCCCGGAGCCCGTCCGGACGATCATCGTCCCGCCCGGGCCCATGAGGATCCTCCCGCCGCGGGCGTGCCACGCGGGGAAATACTTCACCTTGACCAGGACCCACCGGTGACCGCTCGTGTCCACTTCGACCCGATCCCGGTGCATTCGGGTCGGTACGGGATGAAGCTCCGATCCGAACCCGTTCAGTATCTGGGAGTACAGACGCCGTTCATGCAGGCTCGACCGTCGGCAGGTGATCCCACCGGCGTTCGGCCCGGAGGAGGTGGAGGGAGTGCCGCCGAGAAGCGTAGAGCGACGACGCGAGCAGGGCCGGGGCGAGGATCCGACGGTCCCTATCGGCGATCGACAGAGACCGAGCCCGAACGATAGCGTCATCGGGTAGATGCCGCCCATGATCCACTCGAACTACATCCCGGAGGCCGCGAGCGCCCCCGTCCCAGGCTGAGGGTCTCGCCCTAGGCCTAGACTCCTCGCGAGCGCGTACGCGCCGAGGGTGAACGAGAGTGCCGCCAGGAGGAGCCCCCGCGAAGGCGCTCGGGCCGCTCAGGACCCCCGCCAGCGGGGCCCGTGAGGTGGTGGGGGAGGAGGCAGTAGAAGGTCGTGTACGGGAACCCCAGGTACCAGTACGGGCACAGGTCGATCGGGTCGCGTCCGGTGAGCGCCCTCAGCGCGTACTCCGAGGCGAGCGCGTGCGGGAGGCGCGTCCCGCGGCACTCAGGGGTTGATCAGGATCGGGGAGACGATCACGACCGCGGCGAGCGCGGGGACCGCCTACCACCCGTGCCGTCTCACGTCGGACACCCTTTCCCGCCGGCGACGATTGGGAGATCCCGGCCTCTTATCCGCGACGATCGCCCCGCGCCCCGATGGTGCGATCGAGACGTTACGAGTTACGTAACGATAAGACCCGTCGTCGGTGTCGACGTACATCTCTGTTGTGAACCGACCACTTACGCTTTGAACTTGGAGATCAACCTGCACTGATCATGAAAGAAATGGATGAATAACTTAACGTAAAGATTCTTACAGTGATTACAGATTAATTGCTAGCGAGGGAAGAGACTACGGCGAGAGGACCAAATAGATGGCGATTCAGGGGGCTAAAGAAGGTCACTAGGTTTCATTACCCGTATTATTACGGGTTAATTGCGAGATGCAGGCACAATGAGTTTGCGGACAAAGACGATAATGTATTGTTAAGAGTGTATACGTTTCATTACCCGTATTATCACGGGTTAATTGCGAGTATGTTAGCTGGTCGAGGAAATTGTGGCGGTGTTAAACTCCGGAGAAACACGTCGAACCCGTTTCATTACCCGTATTATTACGGGTTAATTGCGAGCTCGCGATGCGTGTGCGGACCGCACCGTGCCCGCGTGCTATGACGGATCTCCTCTTCGCGACGTTTCATTACCCGTATTATTACGGGTTAATTGCGAGACATGAGGTCCAGTTCCAGAAGCCTGAGCGGAAGCGCAAGGCGCTCGACCCGGAGTTTCATTACCCGTATTATTACGGGTTAATTGCGAGGGTCAAGGAAGTCTTCCCTTCACTGAAGGAAAAACTAGAGGATGACGAGGTTTCATTACCCGTATTATTACGAGTTAATTGCGAGAACCTAACTTAGCATATGATGGTGGTTATAATTCAGATATTAACGCTAGCATATCGTTTCATTACCCGTATTATTACGGGTTAATTGCGAGCAGACTGGGTAAGGGAGGACAGAGACGGGGAGGTGGAGACATGGGTCCTTAATGTTTCATTACCCGTATTATTACGGGTTAATTGCGAGGAGGGCAATGAGGAAGGAACAGCTGAGAGCTCGGGGTATCACCGAGCTAACACCGGTTTCATTACCCGTATTATTACGGGTTAATTGCGAGTCGTAGGGGTAGTAGAAGAAGCATACGAAGGACTCATGGAATCCTGCAAAGAGTTTCATTACCCGTATTATTACGGGTTAATTGCGAGCTAGCTGTGAAGGGAGTGTGTGTAGCGAGCCCCTGAGAAAAATAATCCGTTGGTTCGTTTCATTACCCGTATTATTACGGGTTAATTGCGAGTGCTCGCCCGCTTCTTCCGCGAGACCCTGTATCATGACCGGGAAGAACGCGCTACCGCTTAGCGAGAAGAACGTTTCATTACCCGTATTATTACGGGTTAATTGCGAGGGCGGGCGGTTCTCCCGGAGGATCACCCTTTACACTCCGAAACCACCGAGGAGATTCCCCACTCCTCACTCACTAGGAATTAGTATACCGGTCCTATTTAAAGATTACCCCGATTCCGTCGAACACTTAATCATACTAAAATCCGATACTAATTTGTTTCCCTTTAGTCAAAAGTTTAATATACAACGTCGGTAATGCTGAAAACTATAGTTTCTTCTGATGAGTAATTAATAAATTAACTTGATGAAGTAATAATTACAAAATGCTCATAAACTACTTTAGTACCTCGTGAGAACTGTAGTTCTTTGCTAACGGTTAGAATCGTTATCTCTTCGAATTGAAATAAGGTGCAAAACTTGCACTATTAAGGTGCATATTTTGGGCTTCAGGAAAAACCATTACCAGTATTGATAAGTATGAGTAAACATAGTAATACTTCATACTCAAGCGCTTCGAAACTACCGCTTCCTACGCGGAAGAACTAGCTTTTCTACCAAGTTAATTAACTCAACGGAAAATTAGTACGACATAATATTACTACTTCTGGCATTCTCTCATGCTAACCCTCCACGCCGACTCGCCGAAGGTTTTTGTCATCCGATGGGGCTCCGGGACATCGACCGTGGGCGGGAACGGCGCGCTCCACGTGCTGTCCGATCCCCTAGGAGAGCGTCGTGGGATCACCCGTCTCCGGTGGAGGGTGGGAGCACGGGATCCCCGACGGTCACCGGCACCCACGTGCGGGACGGGAACGCCGTCTCGGGAGGTGACGGGAATGTCGGCAGTCCGAGTCGCAGCCGCGGTCGCGGTGATTCTCGCACTGATCGCGACGCCGTCGGAGGGGCTCGACCCGGCGACGTTCGCGGAGCTCGGCGGCGCCCTCCTCCAGGCTGGGGCTCCTGTTGCCGGAGTACCCGAAGCCCGGGACGGTCCGCGAGGCCGTGTACGTGTTGTCCGTCCCGGGGGACCGGGCCACGCTCGACCTGGTGTTCGACGTGCCCCCGTGGGCCCGGGTCTTGGACCTGTACCTCTCCGCGGGCTCCCGGGTGCTCGGCGCAGGGATGGTCCCGAGGAGTGCCTACTCCGGGCTCGACCACTACGTCCCGGCCCCGGAGCTGCCCGGGTTCGTGAGGCTGGAACTGGCGGGTGAGCGGACCGAGCGGTGGTCGTCGGATCGGTTCCCGGCGACCGACCCGTGGTTGAGGGGGCTGTTGAAGCGGCACGGCCTGCGCTGGACCGTGGTCAGGTACTTCCTGCCGCGGAACGGCCTGTTCTGGGCGAGGTGCGAGGTCCCGCTGCTCGACGGGTTCGTGGTCTGGCCCGCCCCGTTCGTCGGCGGGTACTACGTGTACGGCGGTGTGACGGAGGCCCGACTGGTCCCGGAGGGCGGTCCCGACCGGCGGCTGACGTTCGGACCCCTGCCCCCGCTCTCCGATCTGGACGCGACCCTGGTCCTGGTCCTGGACGGACCGCCCGCGGTCGTGGTCTCGTCCCGGGGCTTCCACCGGACCGTGCTGGTGTTCCGGCCCGTGGGCGCGTCGCCGGAGGCCTACCGGTACGCGGCGGACCCCCTCCGGGTCGCACTGGGCCTGCTCGGAGGGGCGGTGAGTCTACTGGTCCGGCCGACGGTCCCGAAGGCCCTGGCCGCGCTGCTCGTCCTGGTGCCGGTCGCGGGCCTAGACTACCGGTGGCCGTGGCTGACGGGCTGGGCGACCCTGGGTCCGGCGGTGCTGTTCCTCTGCCTGCTACACGTCCTCTGAGGGGATCCGCGTTTAAGCCCGGTGCGGTCCGTGACCCCGGGTGACGCCGCTTGCCCGGTCGGGTACCCAAGGACGTGTGGCTCCTAGGAGCGGTCAGCCTCCTCAACGACGTTAGCTCGGAGGGTATCTTCGCCCTGCTCCCGTACTACCTGACGGCCCTGGGTGGCGGTCCCGCGCTCGTCGGAGGGACCTGGGGAGGTATGGAGCTCGTCAAGAGCCTGCTCAACGTCGTCTCCGGTCGCGTCTTCGGCCGACCCGGGTGGGCCAAGCCGGCCGTGGCCGCAGGGTACGGGTTCTCCGCGTGCATGAAACTCCTGCTCGCGCTCGTCCGGGATCCGGTGACCGCGGGCCTGGTGGCCTCGCTCGAGCGCGTGGGTAAGGGGATCAGGACGCCGCCCAGGGACGCGATCCTGGCGGGGTTGGCGGGATCCGAGCCCGGCCTGGTCTTCGGGGTGCACCGGGCGCTGGACACTTCGGGGGCGGTTCTCGGGGCGCTCCTCGCCGGGGTCCTCCTGACGTACGGGGTGCCCGCGGCGACCGCCGTCCTGGCCTTCGCGCTGGTCGGGTTCCTCTCGCTGGTGCCGCTGATCCCGGTGGAGGAGCGGCTCGAGGAGGGATCCTCCGAGGGGGAGGGGCGCGGTCGGTTCCCGCGGGCGCTCGCGATCGTCGGGCTCTACCGGTTGGGCGCGGTGGGCTGGATGATGTACTCTCTGAGGGTCCTCGGGGTGCAGGGTCCGGCCGCGGCCGCGTTCGCCTACGCGGGGTTCTCCACCCTGCACGCGCTGACCTCGGTGCCGGCGGGGAGACTCTCGGACCGGTTCGGGCCCGGGGTCGCGCTGTGCCTGGGGTACGCGATGACGGCGGCCACGGCGCTGCTGGCGGGTTCGGGACTCGCGGTGGCGGCGTTCATGCTGTACGGACTGGCCTACGGGGTGGTCGACGCGGTCGAGCGGGCGGCCGTGGCCGAGCTCTCGGGGACGGCGGCCTCGTACGGCGCCTACCACGCGCTCGTCGGGGTCGGCTCGCTGGTCTGCGGGCTGGTCGTGGGGTGGCTGTGGGAGTCCGTCTCGCCGTGGGCGGCCTTCGGGTACTCGGCGTGCCTGACCGGGGTCGCGGCGGCGCTGGCGCCGGTCCTGATACTCAGGAGAGGGTCCGGCGGGTGAGCTCGATCGGGTCCGCGCCTCCCGGCGGTCTTCGGCCTCGTCCGGTTGTATGGGAGAGTGGGATCGCCCGTGATCTCCCTGTCGGGGCAGTGTCGTGATCGCGGATGGCAAGGTTTATATTCTGAGATGTCGTTCTCTCCCTATCTCCATACAACTTGGGGGCACATTAGGGGGATCGTGTGCCGGAGTTGGTCGAGTCGCACGTCCACGTCCCGATACCTTCCGATCCCGTGGAACGGATCCGAGCCCTCCGGGTCCTACGGGAGGTCTACCGTCGTGGGAAGAAGCCGAGCCTGGAGGTGACCTACCGGACCGTGGGAGGTAGCACGTGCGGGCCGTACTACGTCGCGAGGTGGCGTAAGGATTCGAGGTTCAAACACGGGCGCACGCTTTACTTGGACAAGTCCGAAAACGAGAGCGTTTCCTTCGTCGAGTGGCTGGTTTCACTGGATCGGAGTGAGGTTTTGGAACTAGCCCGACATCTCATGAGGAACCTCCGCTCGGTGCTCAAGACACTACTCACCGAGGTCTTAAGTCTCCCATACAAGAAGGCGAGACGTGTGCTCACCCGCGGGCTCGCACTGGCCTTCGACGCGAGACCCTCGAACTCACCGCGGATCCGGGACCTCCTCGAGGAACTACCCGACCGGCTCGAATCCTTCGCCGTGAGAACCCTGGGAGGCTGGCCCGCCCACTACTCGAGCTACCTGAGGAAGGTGATCCGCTCCCGCAGGAGGTCCCTCGACGGGAGGCACGAGGTACCCGACGTGGAGCTCGAGCTGGAACGCTGGAAACTCCGGCACGGGTGATCCGGACACTGACCGCATCGACCTCCCGACGGCGGCACCGGTCAGAACTCCTCGTACTCGTCGAGGAGCACCCTCCAGACCTCCTCGTACTCCTCCGGGGTGGCGAGGTGGAACTCGATCGGGTGACGCTCCGGGAGGTCGAGCTCCCTCTCGAACTCGCGGATCAGGTCCACGCGGTCCTCCAGGTCCTCCGGGACTCCGTCGGACACGATCAGCACGTCCAGGTCGCTCCCCGGGAGCGCCTCGCCCTTGACCGCACTCCCGAACACGAACACGCGGGTCCCCTCGCCGAGGAGACGCCGGGCGA contains these protein-coding regions:
- a CDS encoding DJ-1/PfpI family protein: MRLPAIAAGLLILFAQPASCLKVAVFAADDVEPTCLKAIEKVLRDAGVPFDEVKGKDIVDGTIVERYDVLILPGGAYSERVVHHPRFIEGLKEFARAGGKIVGICAGAITLVKGGLVRAKVEGAGLGVGKVTLELERDPLTEGLPDRLEVTYINGPVMRSQGAKVVARYAGGIVSRGDAILVDRYGKGEVIAIGPHPCHDERGNVNTQGAKLLLNALGVKKRVKSGKVEGEGWFPTPVPVAAVILGLVAALGVRGLISRRGTGVK
- a CDS encoding HEPN domain-containing protein, which codes for MEVPEHLDRCRSIVGRLRDALPVGLPVPGGMDVDTEELVRMAEWKLSEAERALEEGPESPAVAEAHQAVELLVKAALRELDVEPPRTHDIRRLLGVLTTELLDLGEGDLAVEVRRIAREHRDTLASLLEGYFSLFEPPFEGDAEEVVRAAGKVFEDLRRILEKVR
- a CDS encoding MFS transporter — encoded protein: MPGRVPKDVWLLGAVSLLNDVSSEGIFALLPYYLTALGGGPALVGGTWGGMELVKSLLNVVSGRVFGRPGWAKPAVAAGYGFSACMKLLLALVRDPVTAGLVASLERVGKGIRTPPRDAILAGLAGSEPGLVFGVHRALDTSGAVLGALLAGVLLTYGVPAATAVLAFALVGFLSLVPLIPVEERLEEGSSEGEGRGRFPRALAIVGLYRLGAVGWMMYSLRVLGVQGPAAAAFAYAGFSTLHALTSVPAGRLSDRFGPGVALCLGYAMTAATALLAGSGLAVAAFMLYGLAYGVVDAVERAAVAELSGTAASYGAYHALVGVGSLVCGLVVGWLWESVSPWAAFGYSACLTGVAAALAPVLILRRGSGG
- a CDS encoding DUF1678 family protein — translated: MVESHVHVPIPSDPVERIRALRVLREVYRRGKKPSLEVTYRTVGGSTCGPYYVARWRKDSRFKHGRTLYLDKSENESVSFVEWLVSLDRSEVLELARHLMRNLRSVLKTLLTEVLSLPYKKARRVLTRGLALAFDARPSNSPRIRDLLEELPDRLESFAVRTLGGWPAHYSSYLRKVIRSRRRSLDGRHEVPDVELELERWKLRHG
- a CDS encoding nucleotidyltransferase domain-containing protein — translated: MSGRDLYVLEARINRRNYREFVSRWREWGERIARVARRLLGEGTRVFVFGSAVKGEALPGSDLDVLIVSDGVPEDLEDRVDLIREFERELDLPERHPIEFHLATPEEYEEVWRVLLDEYEEF